Proteins encoded together in one Microcaecilia unicolor chromosome 3, aMicUni1.1, whole genome shotgun sequence window:
- the LOC115464889 gene encoding uncharacterized protein LOC115464889 yields the protein MTVSSPDAVRDPERLTTPPQSCRRLNLLLLLSVLALALALAALGAFVLLRWPCEGKEKTVEIETAAKMSDAEKMATAARAALEIAVKPEVAAATAAKERNGAHLIAGDVEVTEKLVVPWHHSNYLDSVSIGPDFDYKPELKQLEILKEGLYYLYAQLSVTCVQDPCTQKGNITLAIERGALETSVLQIPLKLPEKKASTFSGTLLCLSRNDRLQGRLHVQGATKYTRWQLDQDNLNFFGLLRVRSACKE from the exons ATGACCGTGTCCAGCCCGGATGCGGTGCGGGACCCCGAGAGGCTCACGACCCCCCCTCAAAGCTGCCGCAGACTGAacctgctgctcctcctctccgtCCTTGCACTGGCCCTGGCTCTGGCAGCCCTGGGCGCTTTCGTGCTCCTGCGCTGGCCCTGCGAGGGCAAAGAG AAAACAGTGGAAATAGAGACGGCAGCCAAAATGTCTGATGCAGAGAAGATGGCCACAGCAGCACGGGCCGCGTTAGAAATTGCGGTGAAGCCGGAGGTGgcggcagcaacagcagcaaagGAAAGGAACGGAGCACATCTAATAGCAGGAGACG TGGAAGTGACAGAAAAGCTAGTAGTGCCCTGGCATCACTCTAATTACCTGGACTCTGTCTCCATTGGGCCAGACTTTGACTATAAACCTGAATTGAAGCAGCTAGAGATACTCAAGGAAGGCTTGTACTACCTCTACGCCCAGCTGAGTGTGACATGTGTGCAGGATCCCTGCACCCAGAAAGGCAACATTACTTTAGCCATAGAGCGAGGGGCTTTGGAGACCTCCGTGCTGCAGATCCCGCTAAAGCTGCCTGAAAAGAAGGCTTCCACCTTCTCAGGCACCCTGCTCTGCTTATCCAGAAATGACCGACTCCAGGGCCGCTTACATGTACAGGGAGCCACCAAGTACACCCGATGGCAACTGGATCAGGACAACCTCAACTTCTTTGGACTCCTGCGTGTGAGATCAGCATGCAAGGAGTGA